The DNA sequence CGAGGAAAACATCTTCAACCCATAGACCGAGATGGTTGTTACCCCGTTCTTAATTCAACACGATGACAAACCTTTGGCTTCCAACAATCGCCATTTCTTGTCATAGTTCAAGATGTTTCTAAATAAAAGTGAGGATCGGATTAAATTGTGAGAAGGAAATTTGTAGAGTGACGGGGGCTgcataaatacaataaatataatgaacatatttcaaaatcCGCAGCTTCGAAATTGACTCTGCTAAAAATGCAACAATACAACCATGCCGCCATCTTTGTTTTGAGATCCAAATTTGTCCAGAATATTGTTAAATGTTGCTGTGCGTGCATGCTAACATTTTTCTCAAATACGGTGAACCCACCCTGCCCACCTAGATACGGACATGACATTCGCAAATTCGTCATTCTCAATTTTTGAAGAGGACATTTATTTGTTaggttatttgttgaaaaaaaaaaacgatcgttTTAGCATCATCCAGTGGCATATCGATCATTCAataccatggatgttttttttcttttatttttttttcaattcaatccCTGGTCTATGTATTGTTTTTGGTAAGGTAaagaagggtctgaaaatggctggcactgaatgagttaaacggaGGGGGCGGAGCTTCATTTAGTCGGGCCAAAGTTCAGTCCAACGATGCCGCCGCGGTGGCGCTTCcccttcaaatcaaatcaaatagctCAACGATGATGAAAATGGGCTTGCCGCTTTTTGTTCCGACCCTCTACCAGCTGAATAGCTTCAAGAAATTCTGCAGGCCGTCCTCTCCGAGAAAGTCGAAGGAGCCCTGAGAGGAGCCCAGGTGGACCAGCAGGAGCACCAGCAAGACGACGGCCAGGAGAGGAATCAGAAGGTTCCAGCCAGCGGCCAGGATGTTGTACCACTTGGCTTTATCGGAGCACTCCTGGGCCAGCTCCAAGTTACCCTGGGTCTTCTGGTCGCGGGCCTAGTTGGTTAGAACACGTACAGTTGGCATTAATTAGTCGTCGCTCACTTAGATTGATTTTAGGACTCGCGATGTGCTTCGACGGACGAGGAGTCATGTCTGGGTTGAGGATGAGGGTTAGGCTAAAGGTTTTAGGGTTCTGGTTAGGATTCGGGTTTGTTTGAGGGTGAGGATGAGTGAAATGCTACAATTGACAAGGTGGTAGGGTCTGGGTTTCGTGTTAAGGTCGGTTTCAGGACAAGAGTGAGGGTCTGGGCTGGTGGCATAATTCACGAGCCACGGGGTTAGCGCTAGGCAATCGATTGGGTCAAGGTCTCCGTTCGTTTCGGCTTAGGTTTGGGGTTCGCCACAACGTTTCTGCAGACGTTTCACAACATTTGCTTTTTCAAAGCCAAATCGGCCCGGCCATTCGTGGACGAGATCGAAACAAATCAATACAAATTTAACATGCTCTGGAGTTCATTTCAACAGTAAAATCACGATTCCGTCTGTTTTTTTCAACGGTATGATTTAAAATTCATGTTTTTGAATCAACTCAGTTTTGCTTATACCACACCTCCGTTTTTATGAAAGCAGAAGTGCTGAATCAAAGTGCTGTGCGTTTGTAAAAAGTGGCACTAGGGGGCATTTTGAAACAACTGGAGATGTTGACGGAGTACTGACTGACCACCTCCGATCCCCCCACACCAAAAAAAGGTCATCCAGTCGAGCTGTGATAGAGACgtgaagataaatgaatggaaaatacatttaaaaaaaaaagaactttcagGACCTGATGACTAACCACAAACCTGTCGATAATGCTCAGTGGGCCTGATTAAAGAAGAGTGCGGCTTCGGGTTTTGACTTCGGTTGAGGTTAGAGCCAGCTGCCAGCAACACGGGTTTAGGGTTTTGGGTTAGGACAAGTGACATGCTTCTACAGACATGGGGTTAGTTCTGGGTTTAGGC is a window from the Hippocampus zosterae strain Florida chromosome 3, ASM2543408v3, whole genome shotgun sequence genome containing:
- the LOC127598376 gene encoding interferon-induced transmembrane protein 5-like; the protein is MDNHSYHHSYNYPSDCTPLTNCKSARKPAGSTAVNMGNVGQNPPRDYIFWSLCNTLYVNFCCLGFMALLYSIKARDQKTQGNLELAQECSDKAKWYNILAAGWNLLIPLLAVVLLVLLLVHLGSSQGSFDFLGEDGLQNFLKLFSW